A part of Corynebacterium mustelae genomic DNA contains:
- a CDS encoding PFL family protein: protein MVFHHSFANIIETIEMIEKYRLDIRTVTMGISLLDCVRSTMEETCNAVTTKISTQARSLVEVCEEIERELGIPIVNKRISVTPISLIAQSVPGSPVALAHALNRAASNVGVNFIGGYSAIVEKGMTAGDRRLIESIPEALSNTDVVCSSVNIGSSRAGINMDAVRTMGQVIKKAAELTKDNSAIACAKLVVFANAVGDNPFMAGAFHGIEEPDCVVSVGVSGPGVVNRALGDLDGASLDDVAEAIKKAAFKITRAGQLVGTMASERLGVPFGIVDLSLAPTAELGDSVAHIMEHMGLTQVGTHGTTAALALLNDAIKKGGMMACSRVGGLSGSFIPVSEDKGMIDAVRAGNITIDKLEAMTAICSVGLDMVAIPGDTSAELIAGMIADEAAIGVMNHKTTAVRVIPVPGTKPGDEVNFGGLLGYAPVIPVSKVDNSGFINRGGFIPAPVHGFRN from the coding sequence ATGGTTTTTCATCACTCCTTCGCCAACATCATCGAAACGATCGAAATGATCGAAAAATACCGGCTGGACATCCGCACGGTAACGATGGGAATTTCCCTCTTAGACTGCGTTCGCAGCACTATGGAAGAAACCTGCAATGCCGTGACTACAAAAATCTCCACTCAGGCGCGCTCGCTGGTTGAAGTCTGTGAGGAAATAGAACGTGAACTTGGCATTCCGATCGTTAACAAACGTATCTCGGTTACTCCGATCTCCTTGATCGCCCAATCCGTCCCTGGCTCCCCTGTGGCTTTGGCCCACGCTCTTAATCGCGCAGCATCCAATGTTGGTGTTAACTTCATCGGAGGCTATTCCGCCATCGTAGAGAAAGGAATGACTGCAGGAGATCGCCGACTGATTGAATCCATTCCGGAAGCTCTAAGCAACACAGATGTCGTTTGTTCTTCTGTCAACATCGGATCCTCTCGCGCTGGAATCAACATGGATGCAGTGCGCACAATGGGGCAGGTGATTAAGAAAGCAGCAGAACTAACCAAGGACAATTCTGCCATAGCATGCGCCAAACTCGTGGTCTTCGCGAACGCTGTTGGCGACAATCCATTCATGGCAGGCGCATTCCACGGCATTGAAGAACCAGACTGCGTAGTTTCCGTCGGAGTCTCTGGCCCTGGAGTAGTCAATAGAGCGCTTGGTGACCTCGACGGTGCCAGCCTTGATGATGTCGCCGAAGCCATTAAAAAGGCAGCATTCAAAATTACCCGCGCCGGACAACTTGTCGGAACGATGGCTTCAGAGCGGCTCGGCGTGCCATTTGGCATAGTTGACTTGTCACTGGCACCGACCGCAGAATTAGGCGACTCCGTTGCGCACATCATGGAACACATGGGCCTTACGCAGGTAGGCACCCACGGTACCACTGCCGCACTCGCACTGCTTAACGACGCCATAAAGAAAGGCGGCATGATGGCATGTTCCCGAGTCGGTGGGCTATCTGGTTCCTTTATTCCTGTCTCTGAAGATAAAGGCATGATCGACGCAGTACGCGCCGGAAACATCACCATTGACAAACTAGAGGCTATGACCGCCATCTGTTCAGTTGGGCTCGATATGGTGGCAATCCCTGGCGATACCAGCGCAGAACTCATCGCGGGAATGATCGCCGACGAGGCCGCAATCGGCGTCATGAACCACAAGACCACGGCGGTTAGAGTAATCCCGGTTCCAGGTACGAAACCTGGTGACGAAGTCAATTTCGGTGGACTACTGGGATATGCACCCGTGATTCCGGTTTCCAAAGTGGATAATTCCGGATTCATCAACCGCGGCGGTTTTATCCCCGCACCAGTTCACGGTTTCCGAAACTAG
- a CDS encoding ABC-F family ATP-binding cassette domain-containing protein, whose translation MIVTNDFEVRVGARTLLQAPGQQLRVQPGDRIGLVGRNGAGKTTTMRVLAGETQPYGGSVTSSGEIGYLPQDSREGNVEQTARDRVLSARGLDAIMRNMDRQQEIMETTVDDRKRDQAIKKYARLEERYHSLGGYEANAECAQICDSLGLPERVLDQKLKTLSGGQRRRVELAQILFAASAGSGKSQTTLLLDEPTNHLDADSISWLREFLSKHEGGLIMISHDVDLLEAVCNKIWFLDAVRAEADVYNMGFKKYLDARATDEARRRRERANAEKKAAALKDQAARLGAKATKAAAAKQMLARAEKMMNSLDDVRVADRIAHIKFPEPQACGKTPLNATGLTKMYGSLEVFAGVDLAIDKGSRVVVLGYNGAGKTTLLKLLAGVERTDGEGGIVSGHGLKIGYFAQEHDTIDPDKSVWENTILACPEAGEQDLRGLLGAFMFSGEQLDQPAGTLSGGEKTRLALASLVSSRANVLLLDEPTNNLDPVSREQVLDALRTYSGAVVLVTHDPGAVKALQPERVIVLPDGDEDLWNDEYLELVELA comes from the coding sequence GTGATTGTGACGAATGACTTTGAGGTTCGGGTTGGTGCGCGTACATTGTTGCAGGCGCCTGGTCAGCAGCTGCGGGTGCAGCCAGGTGATCGCATTGGATTGGTTGGCCGCAATGGCGCGGGAAAAACCACGACTATGCGTGTTTTAGCAGGGGAGACTCAACCCTATGGCGGGTCGGTTACGTCATCAGGCGAGATCGGATATTTGCCGCAGGATTCCCGGGAGGGCAATGTTGAGCAAACAGCACGAGATCGAGTTTTATCGGCTCGTGGTTTAGATGCGATTATGCGGAATATGGATCGTCAACAGGAAATTATGGAGACTACCGTTGACGACAGGAAGCGGGATCAGGCTATCAAAAAATATGCACGTCTTGAGGAGCGTTATCATTCTCTGGGCGGCTATGAAGCTAATGCTGAGTGTGCGCAGATTTGTGATAGCTTGGGGCTTCCGGAGCGGGTGCTGGATCAGAAACTGAAAACGCTTTCTGGTGGACAGCGCCGTCGCGTCGAGTTGGCGCAAATTCTTTTTGCGGCATCTGCGGGTTCAGGAAAATCGCAAACCACGTTGTTGCTCGACGAACCCACGAACCATCTTGATGCGGATTCCATTTCCTGGTTGCGGGAGTTTCTGTCAAAACATGAGGGTGGGCTGATCATGATCAGTCACGATGTGGATTTGCTTGAAGCAGTGTGTAATAAAATTTGGTTTTTGGATGCAGTTCGGGCTGAAGCTGATGTCTATAACATGGGCTTTAAAAAGTACCTAGATGCCCGTGCGACTGATGAGGCTCGTCGGAGACGTGAACGAGCAAATGCGGAGAAGAAGGCGGCTGCGTTGAAAGATCAGGCTGCCCGGTTGGGTGCGAAGGCAACCAAAGCCGCGGCTGCTAAACAGATGCTGGCTCGCGCGGAGAAAATGATGAACTCGCTTGACGACGTCCGGGTGGCAGATCGAATAGCACACATCAAATTCCCGGAGCCGCAAGCGTGCGGTAAAACCCCTTTGAATGCGACAGGGTTAACCAAAATGTATGGCTCGCTTGAAGTTTTTGCGGGTGTTGATTTGGCGATTGATAAAGGGTCACGTGTCGTTGTTTTGGGTTACAACGGTGCTGGTAAAACCACGTTACTGAAATTACTCGCGGGTGTGGAGCGGACAGACGGTGAAGGCGGAATCGTTAGCGGTCACGGTCTTAAAATTGGATATTTTGCGCAGGAACATGACACGATTGATCCGGACAAATCGGTGTGGGAGAACACTATTTTGGCTTGCCCGGAGGCGGGAGAGCAGGATTTACGGGGGTTGCTGGGGGCGTTCATGTTCTCTGGTGAGCAATTAGATCAACCTGCAGGAACCCTTTCTGGAGGTGAAAAGACGCGATTGGCTTTAGCGTCTTTGGTCAGCTCACGAGCGAATGTTCTGTTGCTGGATGAGCCAACTAACAACCTAGATCCGGTTTCGCGGGAACAAGTTTTAGACGCGTTACGAACATATTCAGGTGCGGTGGTTTTGGTTACGCACGATCCAGGTGCGGTTAAAGCTCTGCAGCCCGAGCGGGTCATCGTTTTGCCTGATGGGGATGAAGATCTGTGGAATGATGAGTATTTGGAATTGGTAGAGCTGGCATAG
- a CDS encoding HNH endonuclease signature motif containing protein, whose protein sequence is MNSVQQILERRVREEATLLLHVALQNLSETDLIRWGKITPTHARRLIWITTILGIETLREAVTHYTSFDELDIIASGINKLRAPNVDKQKLAKELIAHATTTKPLELKKHVTATIATLNDGYSRPHKPRLAFNRTPDPNNLCYLQGAGPAELIAAIEAELVTTAQHIRKTNHGRNMKPSEAMFYALYDKVCGSSTTNSTLDPHLPYRDCYILPLDPSYRYYQDGKVATTTGALVDIKQLVNRELQPYGYAVAYCITERGDYQHVATYATQRFFNQHQRFIGTLEHPLCAHPDCDKPAKTCQGHHIQAVSQGGPTTQENYAPLCATHNGRNDDNPSNPLNGRIETDPTTGIPGYRRSPTSPLEFNRSPVALKGIRRWLAYLRAEVY, encoded by the coding sequence ATGAACTCGGTGCAACAGATACTCGAAAGGCGAGTGAGGGAAGAAGCTACGCTCCTTCTCCACGTTGCACTACAAAACCTATCGGAGACTGACCTAATCCGCTGGGGCAAAATTACCCCAACTCATGCACGACGACTCATCTGGATAACCACAATCCTCGGAATCGAAACACTCCGAGAAGCCGTAACACATTACACAAGTTTTGATGAGTTAGACATCATTGCCTCAGGGATAAACAAACTGCGCGCACCAAACGTCGACAAGCAAAAACTGGCTAAAGAACTCATCGCCCACGCAACAACCACAAAACCCTTAGAACTTAAAAAACACGTGACGGCAACAATCGCCACACTTAACGACGGATATTCGCGTCCTCACAAACCCAGACTAGCCTTTAATCGTACACCAGACCCCAACAACCTCTGCTATCTCCAAGGCGCGGGTCCCGCCGAACTCATCGCAGCAATTGAAGCCGAACTAGTAACGACAGCACAGCACATCAGAAAAACCAACCACGGCCGAAACATGAAGCCCTCTGAGGCTATGTTCTACGCCCTGTACGACAAAGTATGCGGAAGCAGCACAACCAACTCCACCTTGGACCCACACCTGCCTTACCGCGATTGCTACATCCTACCGCTTGACCCCAGCTACCGTTACTATCAAGACGGAAAAGTAGCTACCACCACCGGAGCTCTGGTCGATATAAAACAACTTGTCAACCGAGAACTCCAGCCATACGGTTATGCAGTCGCATACTGCATAACCGAACGCGGCGATTACCAACACGTAGCCACATACGCCACCCAACGGTTCTTCAACCAACACCAACGCTTCATAGGAACCCTAGAACACCCGCTATGCGCACACCCCGATTGCGACAAACCCGCAAAAACCTGCCAAGGCCACCACATACAAGCGGTTTCCCAAGGCGGACCCACAACTCAAGAAAATTACGCACCACTATGCGCCACCCACAACGGACGCAACGACGACAACCCGAGTAACCCCCTAAACGGCAGAATAGAAACAGACCCAACAACAGGCATCCCCGGATACCGCCGCAGCCCAACAAGTCCACTGGAATTTAACAGAAGCCCAGTCGCGCTCAAAGGAATAAGACGCTGGCTCGCATACCTTAGAGCCGAAGTCTACTGA
- a CDS encoding metal-sulfur cluster assembly factor: MNEELNQEFSEEKREQSPEDLAKIYDIEEYMRDVIDPELGINVVDLGLVYDIRIEDGTTAHVDMTLTSPACPLTDVLEEQVQMAVGSSGIVDSVELHWVWSPPWGAQMITEEGREQLRAMGFSV; encoded by the coding sequence ATGAATGAAGAACTAAACCAAGAATTCTCGGAGGAGAAGCGGGAACAAAGCCCGGAGGATCTTGCGAAAATCTATGACATCGAGGAATACATGCGTGACGTCATAGATCCGGAGTTGGGTATCAATGTTGTTGACCTTGGTCTGGTTTATGATATTCGGATTGAAGACGGCACCACTGCTCATGTGGACATGACGTTGACCAGTCCTGCTTGTCCGTTAACCGATGTCTTGGAGGAACAGGTACAAATGGCTGTCGGTAGCTCCGGAATCGTAGATTCTGTCGAGTTGCATTGGGTGTGGTCTCCGCCTTGGGGGGCGCAAATGATTACGGAGGAAGGCCGCGAACAGCTGCGCGCTATGGGATTTAGCGTGTAG
- the sufU gene encoding Fe-S cluster assembly sulfur transfer protein SufU, protein MNLESMYQEVILDHYKNPSHAGLRDPFDSEVHHVNPSCGDELTLRLKLTDDSAEITDVSYHAEGCSISQASTSVMAEEIIGKSVSEALSKLEEFEKMITSRGQYAGDDEIIGDGIAFGGVSKYPARVKCALLGWKAFEAALSEAMEKNNE, encoded by the coding sequence GTGAACCTTGAATCTATGTATCAGGAAGTGATACTTGATCACTACAAGAACCCCAGCCACGCTGGCTTAAGGGATCCTTTTGACTCCGAGGTGCATCACGTTAACCCTTCATGCGGCGATGAATTAACACTAAGGTTGAAGCTAACCGATGACTCCGCCGAAATTACCGATGTTTCCTATCACGCAGAAGGCTGTTCGATTTCACAAGCATCAACCTCGGTTATGGCGGAAGAAATCATAGGAAAGTCAGTATCAGAGGCCCTATCTAAACTTGAAGAATTCGAAAAAATGATAACTTCCCGCGGGCAATACGCGGGAGACGACGAAATTATCGGCGATGGAATCGCTTTCGGAGGGGTTTCTAAATATCCGGCACGAGTAAAATGCGCACTTCTCGGCTGGAAAGCATTCGAAGCAGCACTATCAGAAGCAATGGAGAAAAATAATGAATGA
- a CDS encoding cysteine desulfurase: MSKYLLNDGELNTTAIREQFPILSRTVRDGKPLIYLDSGATSQRPQSVWDAEQNFVLHNFAPVHRGAYAIAEEATDQYEHAREKIAEFVGAKTKEIVFTKNATEALNLVAFTLGDPRAQHLHVSEGDTVVVTELEHHANLVPWQELCQRTGATLKWFKATSDGRIDLSSLTIDESVKVVAFTHQSNVTGAVSDVEKLVAEAKKVGAVTVLDACQSVPHMPINFHELDVDFAAFSGHKMCGPSGVGVLYGKTELLNILPPFLTGGSMIEVVTMENTTFASPPQRFEAGTQMTSQVVALGAAVDFLREIGMENVARHEKQLTKYALKKLSAIPDVHIIGPTTAEKRGSAISFTVEGIHPHDLGQVLDDQGICIRVGHHCAWPVHRSLGAQSTARASFYVYNTTQEIDALIEAILAAKDFFGVTGKTEEAGNK, from the coding sequence ATGTCCAAGTATCTCCTCAACGATGGTGAATTGAACACCACCGCTATCCGTGAACAATTCCCCATCTTGAGCAGAACGGTTAGGGATGGCAAACCACTGATCTATCTCGATTCAGGGGCAACAAGTCAGCGCCCACAAAGCGTATGGGATGCAGAACAAAACTTCGTCCTACACAACTTTGCGCCCGTTCATAGAGGTGCCTACGCCATAGCCGAAGAAGCTACCGACCAATACGAACACGCTCGAGAAAAAATCGCAGAATTCGTAGGTGCAAAGACAAAAGAGATCGTCTTTACCAAAAATGCCACTGAAGCACTTAACCTCGTCGCTTTCACCCTTGGAGACCCGCGGGCTCAACACCTGCACGTCTCGGAGGGGGACACGGTGGTTGTCACCGAACTTGAACACCACGCGAACTTGGTTCCCTGGCAAGAACTATGTCAACGAACGGGTGCGACACTCAAATGGTTCAAAGCCACCAGCGACGGTCGAATCGACTTATCCTCGCTTACGATTGACGAATCTGTAAAAGTTGTGGCGTTTACCCATCAGTCGAACGTAACTGGCGCAGTGTCTGACGTCGAAAAGCTCGTGGCTGAAGCTAAAAAAGTAGGTGCAGTCACCGTGCTTGATGCTTGTCAATCGGTCCCACACATGCCAATAAACTTCCATGAACTAGATGTCGATTTTGCGGCATTTTCTGGTCACAAAATGTGCGGCCCCTCCGGGGTTGGCGTACTGTATGGGAAAACAGAGTTGCTTAACATTCTTCCACCTTTTCTCACCGGTGGATCAATGATCGAAGTAGTAACAATGGAAAACACAACGTTCGCGAGCCCACCGCAGCGTTTTGAAGCTGGCACCCAAATGACCAGCCAAGTTGTGGCTCTCGGCGCAGCCGTTGATTTCCTCCGGGAAATTGGTATGGAAAATGTGGCTCGACATGAAAAACAGCTAACCAAATATGCATTGAAAAAGCTATCAGCAATACCAGATGTTCACATTATCGGTCCGACAACAGCCGAAAAACGTGGTAGCGCAATTAGTTTCACTGTTGAAGGAATCCACCCGCATGATCTGGGCCAAGTTTTGGACGATCAGGGGATTTGCATCAGAGTCGGACATCACTGTGCGTGGCCAGTCCACCGGAGTTTGGGAGCGCAATCGACGGCTCGAGCCTCGTTTTACGTTTACAACACTACCCAGGAAATCGATGCACTAATCGAAGCAATTCTCGCAGCAAAGGATTTCTTTGGAGTAACAGGCAAAACTGAGGAAGCAGGCAACAAGTGA
- the sufC gene encoding Fe-S cluster assembly ATPase SufC, which produces MSSLEIKNLHAQVIPADENAEPKPILKGVNLTINSGETHAIMGPNGSGKSTLTYTLAGHPRYEITEGEVLLDGTNILELEVDERARAGLFLAMQYPTEIPGVSMANFLRTAATAIRGEAPKLRTWIKEVKEAQDKLNIDKAFAERSVNEGFSGGEKKRHEVLQLDLLKPKFAVMDETDSGLDVDALRIVSEGINRYQEETNGGILMITHYKRILNYVKPDYVHVFANGKIITSGGPELADELEAHGYDKFLA; this is translated from the coding sequence ATGAGCTCACTAGAAATCAAAAATCTCCACGCACAAGTTATCCCCGCCGACGAAAACGCCGAACCAAAACCAATCCTCAAAGGGGTTAACCTCACCATTAACTCCGGTGAAACCCACGCAATCATGGGCCCCAACGGCTCCGGAAAGTCCACACTTACCTACACCCTTGCCGGACACCCCCGCTACGAAATCACTGAAGGAGAAGTGCTTCTCGACGGCACCAATATCCTCGAACTGGAAGTTGACGAACGTGCTCGCGCAGGACTCTTCCTGGCCATGCAATACCCAACAGAAATCCCCGGCGTCTCAATGGCCAATTTCCTGCGCACCGCAGCCACTGCGATCCGAGGTGAAGCACCAAAACTTCGTACCTGGATAAAAGAAGTAAAAGAAGCCCAGGATAAGCTGAACATCGATAAAGCTTTCGCGGAGCGCTCAGTAAACGAAGGCTTTTCCGGCGGAGAAAAGAAACGCCACGAAGTTCTACAGCTTGACCTACTCAAACCAAAATTTGCAGTAATGGACGAGACCGACTCCGGCCTCGACGTAGACGCGCTACGAATCGTCTCCGAAGGAATCAACCGTTACCAAGAAGAAACCAACGGCGGCATTTTAATGATCACCCACTACAAGCGAATTCTCAATTACGTGAAGCCAGACTACGTGCATGTATTCGCAAACGGTAAGATCATCACCTCCGGCGGGCCAGAGCTTGCCGACGAACTAGAAGCACACGGTTACGACAAGTTTCTTGCGTAA
- the sufD gene encoding Fe-S cluster assembly protein SufD codes for MSTTVKNATVHNTKGDLFTSFDVNDFEVPHGKDEVWQFVPLRRLRGLHDGTFAPATAPIISIDLPTNAVGITTETIDKNDPRVGRAGQAVDRTSAQAFTSTDFAHLVTFKANTSNTEPVEITTFGAGLDGTSFAHIIIETETGAEAVVDLRYKGIGTHADNIEFVLGDNSKLTVIVDASWDDEAVHLSGQTAILGRDATLRHSTAVFGGDVVRIVPRVKFTAPGGDAEMLGVYFADDGQFFEQRLLVDHAVPNCRSNVLYKGALQADPQSDKPEARTAWVGDVLIRSNAQGTDTYEANRNLVLTEGARADAVPNLEIETGEIAGAGHAATVGRFDDEQEFYLRSRGIPPEEARRLIVRGFFSEVIGRIPVANIRDELENRVAAELETLTTRKNN; via the coding sequence ATGTCAACCACAGTCAAAAACGCAACGGTCCACAACACAAAAGGCGACCTGTTTACCTCCTTCGACGTCAACGACTTCGAAGTGCCACACGGTAAGGACGAAGTCTGGCAATTCGTGCCACTACGTCGCCTCCGGGGGCTGCACGATGGCACGTTTGCGCCCGCAACAGCTCCGATCATTAGCATAGATCTACCCACAAATGCCGTCGGCATAACCACAGAAACCATTGACAAAAACGATCCACGGGTTGGCCGGGCAGGGCAAGCAGTTGACCGCACCAGTGCTCAAGCATTTACATCCACTGATTTCGCGCACCTGGTTACCTTTAAAGCGAACACCAGTAACACCGAACCAGTTGAAATCACTACCTTCGGTGCTGGCCTGGACGGCACCTCATTCGCCCACATCATCATCGAAACCGAAACAGGGGCCGAGGCGGTGGTGGACCTTCGCTACAAAGGGATTGGCACCCACGCTGACAACATCGAATTTGTGCTAGGCGATAATTCAAAACTTACAGTTATCGTCGATGCGTCGTGGGATGATGAAGCTGTTCATCTGTCCGGGCAGACCGCAATACTCGGCAGAGATGCGACTCTTCGCCATTCAACCGCCGTATTCGGAGGTGACGTAGTTCGAATAGTCCCACGCGTCAAATTCACAGCCCCCGGAGGCGACGCCGAAATGCTCGGTGTCTATTTTGCCGACGACGGGCAATTCTTCGAACAACGACTCCTCGTTGATCACGCAGTGCCCAACTGCCGCTCCAATGTCCTCTACAAAGGAGCCCTCCAAGCGGACCCACAATCTGACAAACCAGAAGCCCGAACAGCCTGGGTAGGAGATGTACTCATTCGATCAAATGCCCAAGGAACCGATACCTACGAAGCAAACCGAAACCTGGTTCTCACTGAAGGTGCTCGCGCAGACGCCGTCCCCAACCTGGAAATCGAAACAGGCGAAATCGCAGGCGCAGGCCATGCAGCAACAGTTGGACGATTCGACGACGAGCAAGAATTCTATCTTCGTTCGCGAGGAATTCCACCTGAAGAAGCCCGCCGACTTATCGTTCGTGGCTTCTTCTCTGAAGTCATCGGGCGTATCCCCGTAGCAAATATCCGCGACGAACTCGAAAACCGCGTAGCGGCAGAACTCGAAACCCTCACCACTCGTAAAAACAATTAA
- the sufB gene encoding Fe-S cluster assembly protein SufB gives MTQAPITDDEIIESIGPYNYGWHDSDEAGQKARRGLNEEVVRDISAKKNEPEWMLNQRLKALGIFDKKPMPTWGADLSDIDFDNIKYFVRSTEKQATSWEDLPEDIKNTYDRLGIPEAEKQRLVAGVAAQYESEVVYHQIREDLERQGVIFLDTDTALKEHEELFREYFGTVIPAGDNKFAALNTAVWSGGSFIYVPKGVHVDIPLQAYFRINTENMGQFERTLIIVDEDAYVHYVEGCTAPIYKSDSLHSAVVEIIVKKGGRCRYTTIQNWSNNVYNLVTKRTKCEEGATMEWVDGNIGSKVTMKYPAVWMTGPHAKGEVLSVAFAGEGQFQDTGAKMVHMAPYTSSNIVSKSVARGGGRAAYRGLVRIMANAHHSTSNVECDALLVDNISRSDTYPYNDIRNDHVSLGHEATVSQVSEEQLFYLMSRGIEEDEAMAMIVRGFVEPIAKELPMEYALELNRLIELQMEGSVG, from the coding sequence ATGACTCAAGCACCAATAACAGATGACGAGATCATTGAGTCCATCGGTCCCTACAACTACGGTTGGCACGACTCTGACGAAGCCGGACAAAAAGCCCGCCGCGGCCTCAACGAAGAGGTAGTGCGCGATATTTCCGCCAAGAAAAATGAGCCTGAATGGATGCTCAACCAACGCCTGAAAGCACTGGGCATCTTCGATAAAAAACCAATGCCAACTTGGGGTGCGGATCTATCCGACATCGACTTTGACAACATTAAGTACTTCGTCCGTTCTACGGAAAAGCAAGCCACCAGTTGGGAAGATCTCCCAGAAGATATTAAGAACACCTATGACCGACTCGGAATCCCTGAGGCCGAAAAACAGCGGCTTGTAGCCGGTGTGGCGGCCCAATACGAATCCGAAGTTGTATATCACCAAATCCGGGAAGACCTTGAGCGGCAAGGCGTCATCTTCCTTGACACCGACACGGCTCTCAAAGAACACGAAGAGCTGTTCCGCGAATACTTTGGAACTGTTATTCCCGCTGGTGACAACAAATTCGCAGCTTTAAACACCGCCGTGTGGTCTGGTGGCTCCTTTATTTATGTTCCAAAGGGAGTACACGTGGACATTCCCCTCCAAGCGTATTTCCGGATCAATACTGAGAACATGGGTCAGTTTGAACGTACCCTTATCATCGTCGATGAAGACGCATACGTTCACTACGTTGAAGGATGCACCGCACCCATTTACAAGTCCGATTCACTGCACTCCGCAGTAGTCGAAATTATCGTGAAAAAGGGTGGCAGGTGCCGCTATACGACGATCCAAAACTGGTCTAACAACGTTTATAACCTGGTCACCAAACGTACCAAGTGTGAAGAAGGCGCAACAATGGAATGGGTCGATGGAAATATCGGCTCAAAGGTCACCATGAAATACCCCGCGGTGTGGATGACCGGACCACACGCTAAAGGTGAAGTGCTTTCAGTTGCATTCGCCGGTGAAGGTCAATTCCAAGACACCGGTGCGAAGATGGTGCACATGGCACCGTACACATCCTCGAATATCGTCAGTAAGTCGGTAGCACGTGGCGGTGGTCGAGCCGCCTACCGTGGCTTGGTGCGCATCATGGCTAACGCACACCACTCAACCTCCAACGTCGAGTGCGACGCGCTGCTTGTTGATAATATTTCCCGATCAGACACCTATCCGTACAACGATATCCGCAACGATCATGTGTCCTTAGGACACGAAGCAACGGTATCGCAAGTTTCAGAGGAACAGCTTTTCTATCTCATGTCACGAGGCATTGAAGAAGACGAAGCAATGGCGATGATCGTACGCGGATTCGTCGAACCAATCGCAAAAGAACTCCCAATGGAATACGCACTTGAGCTCAATCGCTTAATTGAGCTACAGATGGAAGGATCGGTGGGCTAG
- a CDS encoding helix-turn-helix transcriptional regulator, producing the protein MVGTQSESRSTDGETRRAIMLTMLRAGTITATQLGETLGLSPAGIRRHLDKLIEDGQAELLPIRKTSHGSRGRPAKAFRLTEAGKKTFGHDYDSLAAQALATLRETGGDEAVRAFARKRAADIVADVEKLDDASLEQIAQALAEAFTRNGYAATINNAGHGVQICQHHCPISQVAAEFPELCEAEHEAIANLLGHHVQPLASIADGHGVCTTNIPLLPIHSPNERSDS; encoded by the coding sequence ATGGTCGGTACCCAATCGGAATCACGTTCCACCGATGGGGAAACTCGGCGAGCAATAATGCTAACCATGCTGCGTGCTGGCACCATCACCGCGACCCAACTGGGAGAAACCCTCGGGCTTTCACCGGCAGGCATTCGCCGACACCTAGACAAACTCATAGAAGACGGGCAAGCAGAGCTCTTGCCGATTCGGAAAACCAGCCACGGCTCTCGTGGCCGTCCAGCAAAAGCATTCCGGCTCACAGAAGCGGGTAAAAAAACCTTCGGGCACGATTATGACTCTCTCGCGGCTCAAGCCTTAGCCACCCTCCGAGAAACTGGGGGAGACGAAGCAGTCAGAGCGTTTGCTCGAAAACGTGCCGCGGACATCGTTGCGGACGTCGAAAAGCTTGACGACGCGTCCCTGGAACAGATCGCCCAGGCATTAGCCGAGGCGTTTACCCGCAATGGTTACGCTGCCACGATCAATAACGCTGGACATGGCGTGCAAATTTGCCAACACCATTGTCCAATTTCCCAAGTAGCAGCTGAGTTCCCGGAATTATGCGAAGCGGAGCATGAGGCCATCGCAAATTTATTGGGACATCACGTGCAACCGCTAGCGTCCATAGCTGACGGGCATGGTGTGTGCACCACGAACATCCCTTTACTGCCCATACACTCACCCAACGAAAGGAGCGATTCATGA